In Candidatus Hamiltonella defensa 5AT (Acyrthosiphon pisum), one genomic interval encodes:
- a CDS encoding translation initiation factor, which produces MNDPNSHLIYSTDKNAFPKLEKREPLPIQKDALIRLEYQTHGRKGKGVSLVIGLKGGDEAIASLAAELKKQCGCGGTVKQGIIEIQGDKIAFLKKRLEAEGFKMRLVRG; this is translated from the coding sequence ATGAACGATCCCAACAGTCATTTAATTTATTCGACAGATAAGAATGCTTTTCCTAAATTAGAAAAGCGGGAACCTTTACCTATTCAAAAAGATGCTCTGATACGATTAGAGTACCAAACACATGGACGAAAAGGTAAAGGGGTAAGCCTTGTGATCGGTTTAAAAGGAGGGGATGAAGCGATTGCTTCATTGGCGGCAGAGTTAAAAAAGCAATGTGGTTGCGGGGGCACGGTGAAACAAGGAATCATTGAAATTCAAGGAGATAAAATCGCTTTTTTAAAAAAACGACTTGAAGCGGAAGGTTTTAAAATGAGACTGGTTAGAGGGTAA
- the pyrF gene encoding orotidine-5'-phosphate decarboxylase, translating to MIFYKPKKNSSHFLSPIIVALDYRDKNKALAFVDKINPQYCQLKVGNEMFTLYGPEWIKELQKRGFQVFLDLKFHDIPNTTARSVASAAELGVWMVNVHASGGGHMMEAAKKTLLPYGKEAPLLIAVTLLTSMTTQDLQPIGIYGEQQEQVTRLAKLSQDSGMDGVVCSAQEAQILRQHCGSSFQLVTPGIRPLNSVNFDQSRTMDPKEALKAGANYLVIGRPITGSEHPVQSLKNLYTLLMNS from the coding sequence ATGATATTTTACAAGCCTAAAAAAAATTCATCTCACTTTCTTTCACCCATTATTGTTGCACTCGATTACAGGGATAAAAATAAAGCGTTGGCTTTTGTTGACAAAATTAACCCTCAGTATTGTCAATTAAAAGTGGGGAATGAAATGTTCACGCTCTATGGGCCTGAATGGATTAAAGAGTTGCAAAAACGGGGATTCCAGGTTTTTCTTGATCTTAAGTTTCATGACATTCCGAATACAACGGCTCGATCAGTGGCTTCCGCTGCTGAGTTAGGCGTCTGGATGGTCAATGTGCATGCAAGCGGAGGCGGCCATATGATGGAAGCGGCCAAAAAAACACTTTTGCCTTACGGTAAAGAAGCTCCTCTATTGATTGCGGTGACCCTGCTCACGAGCATGACAACTCAAGATTTACAGCCCATAGGTATTTATGGTGAACAGCAAGAACAAGTGACACGTTTAGCAAAATTAAGTCAAGATTCTGGAATGGACGGTGTCGTTTGTTCCGCTCAAGAAGCTCAAATCTTAAGACAGCACTGTGGATCAAGTTTTCAGCTAGTGACACCGGGTATTCGCCCATTAAACAGTGTTAATTTTGATCAATCACGCACCATGGATCCAAAAGAAGCCTTAAAAGCGGGGGCGAATTATTTGGTCATAGGTCGTCCCATAACAGGATCTGAACATCCAGTTCAAAGTTTAAAAAATTTATATACTTTATTGATGAACTCATAA
- the lapB gene encoding lipopolysaccharide assembly protein LapB, whose protein sequence is MLELLFLLLPVAAGYGWYMGSRGFKNNQQQNENRLSRNYVNGLDFLLSNQKDKAFDLFLEMLKKEGSAFEAHLTLGNLFRSRGETDRAIRIHQSLMESASLTFDQRLLAIQQLGRDYMAAGLYDRAERMFNELIEEKNFRVSSLQQLLAIYQAMSEWVNAIKVAQKLIKSGKEHQHLQKKVAHFYCELALKAIAIDDISNAISLLKNAISVNKHCARASIMLGRLYIDSNDFSKTVAVLQKVLDQDKEVISEALLMLDKCYKNLPKSTSDWMIFLNRCVNEGAGVVAELMMSDLIEQKEGLEAAQIYVNRQLQRHPNIHLFHRLMHYHLLDAEEGRAKESLLLLMNIVAEQIRTKPSYHCRQCGFTSHSFYWRCPSCRSWDSVKSIKGFDGQ, encoded by the coding sequence ATGCTTGAGCTTCTATTTTTATTGTTACCTGTAGCAGCAGGCTACGGGTGGTATATGGGATCGAGAGGTTTTAAAAACAATCAACAACAAAATGAGAATCGATTATCACGTAATTATGTCAATGGTCTTGATTTTTTACTTTCAAATCAAAAAGACAAAGCTTTTGATCTTTTCCTCGAGATGCTTAAAAAAGAGGGTTCTGCTTTTGAAGCGCATTTAACGTTAGGAAATTTATTTCGCTCTCGAGGCGAAACGGATCGTGCCATCAGGATCCATCAATCTTTGATGGAAAGTGCTTCTCTGACCTTTGATCAACGTTTATTAGCTATTCAACAATTGGGGCGAGATTATATGGCCGCGGGATTGTATGATCGTGCGGAAAGAATGTTTAATGAACTTATTGAAGAAAAAAATTTTCGAGTGAGTTCATTACAACAGCTTTTGGCGATTTATCAGGCCATGAGCGAATGGGTTAATGCCATTAAAGTCGCCCAAAAATTAATCAAATCAGGCAAAGAACATCAACATTTACAAAAAAAGGTGGCACATTTTTATTGTGAGTTGGCTTTAAAGGCGATTGCTATCGATGATATTTCTAATGCCATTAGTTTGCTAAAAAACGCCATTTCGGTAAATAAGCATTGTGCGAGAGCATCCATTATGCTTGGAAGACTTTATATTGATTCTAATGATTTTTCTAAAACAGTGGCAGTGCTTCAAAAAGTATTGGATCAGGATAAAGAAGTCATTAGTGAAGCATTACTCATGCTTGATAAATGCTACAAAAATTTACCGAAATCCACATCGGATTGGATGATTTTTTTAAACCGTTGCGTAAATGAGGGGGCAGGGGTAGTCGCTGAGCTGATGATGTCAGATTTAATTGAACAGAAAGAGGGATTAGAAGCCGCGCAAATTTATGTTAACCGGCAATTACAACGTCATCCCAATATCCATCTTTTTCATCGATTAATGCATTATCATTTATTGGATGCAGAGGAAGGTCGAGCAAAAGAAAGTTTATTGTTATTAATGAACATTGTTGCCGAACAGATTCGCACAAAACCTTCTTATCATTGTCGTCAATGTGGTTTTACATCACATTCTTTCTACTGGCGTTGCCCATCTTGTCGCTCTTGGGATTCAGTCAAATCTATTAAGGGCTTTGATGGTCAGTAA